A genomic window from Oceanobacillus timonensis includes:
- a CDS encoding enoyl-CoA hydratase/isomerase family protein, whose amino-acid sequence MVNSIVQEWDHITVEKNVEEKTATITLDRPEKMNTLSFIARSHLSQIFDILNNDDDVKVILIKGAGEKAFTSGGDIAQFMERHPVELSELHVNVAAPERSPKPVIAQLQGYTFGVGLEIALACDFRVAADNTLLALPEINIGMIPGSGGSQRVTKIAGIGRAKDMILRGRRVPAHEAHNWGLVTAVTSSENLEEETNKIVKDLTSKSPMTLKVLKRVLNTAQDSSLSTGMEIEGFAYGMLRSTEDFNEGVQAFENKEKPKFKGK is encoded by the coding sequence ATGGTTAACAGTATAGTACAGGAATGGGATCATATTACGGTTGAAAAAAATGTGGAGGAGAAAACAGCAACAATCACATTAGATCGCCCTGAAAAAATGAATACGCTTAGCTTTATTGCACGATCACATTTATCGCAGATTTTTGATATTTTAAACAATGATGATGATGTAAAAGTTATATTAATAAAAGGTGCTGGTGAAAAAGCATTTACTTCAGGGGGGGACATTGCTCAATTTATGGAAAGACATCCAGTAGAACTTTCCGAGCTCCATGTCAATGTTGCCGCACCGGAACGCTCTCCCAAACCAGTAATCGCTCAACTTCAAGGATATACATTCGGAGTGGGGCTAGAAATTGCTTTGGCATGTGATTTTCGTGTAGCTGCAGATAATACATTACTTGCATTGCCAGAAATTAATATAGGAATGATCCCAGGAAGTGGTGGTTCTCAGCGAGTAACAAAAATTGCAGGAATTGGAAGAGCGAAAGATATGATCTTACGTGGTAGAAGAGTTCCTGCTCACGAGGCGCATAACTGGGGGTTAGTAACAGCGGTAACAAGTTCTGAAAACCTAGAAGAAGAAACCAATAAAATTGTAAAAGATTTAACCTCCAAGTCACCAATGACATTGAAAGTATTAAAACGAGTACTTAATACAGCACAAGATTCGTCACTAAGTACTGGAATGGAAATTGAAGGGTTTGCATACGGAATGCTTCGTTCAACAGAAGATTTTAATGAAGGCGTTCAAGCTTTCGAGAATAAAGAGAAACCAAAATTTAAGGGGAAATAA
- a CDS encoding MoeB/ThiF family adenylyltransferase encodes MGNRYSRQTLFKPIGEGGQEKIRNKHVLILGCGALGTANAENLVRAGIGKLTMIDRDYVELSNLQRQQLYTEKEVYEQIPKAIAAKQRLQEINSSVVIEAHIMDSIPVTLQPLLKNVDVIIDATDNFETRFMLNDLSNKQHIPWIYGSCVGSTGMSFTILPDETPCLECLMDTIPASGATCDSVGIISPAVQMVVAHQTAEALKILVEDKKALRTSLLTFDLWNNHYHTMKVERAKKKSCPSCGEKPSYPSLNYQFSTKSEVLCGRNTVQIRTSQERNLHLLKEQLKRIGLVKANDFLISIEYETYRLVFFQDGRTLIHGTNSIEKAKSIYYQLTG; translated from the coding sequence ATGGGAAATAGATATTCACGACAAACGCTTTTCAAACCAATTGGTGAAGGTGGACAAGAAAAGATTCGAAATAAGCATGTTCTCATCTTAGGCTGTGGGGCGTTAGGAACAGCTAATGCTGAAAACTTAGTACGTGCTGGGATTGGTAAGCTAACGATGATAGATAGAGACTATGTCGAATTAAGTAATTTACAAAGGCAGCAATTGTATACTGAAAAAGAGGTCTATGAACAAATTCCGAAAGCGATAGCAGCTAAACAACGTTTACAAGAAATCAATTCCTCAGTTGTTATCGAGGCACATATTATGGATTCCATACCAGTGACGCTTCAACCATTGTTAAAAAATGTAGATGTAATAATTGATGCTACCGATAATTTTGAAACGAGATTTATGTTAAACGACTTATCCAATAAGCAGCATATTCCATGGATTTATGGATCTTGTGTTGGTAGCACAGGGATGAGTTTTACAATTTTACCAGATGAGACGCCTTGTCTTGAATGCTTAATGGATACGATACCAGCGTCAGGGGCAACTTGTGATTCTGTAGGAATTATTTCACCAGCTGTACAGATGGTGGTTGCCCATCAAACGGCAGAAGCATTAAAAATTTTGGTGGAAGATAAAAAGGCTCTCCGTACATCACTCTTAACATTTGATTTATGGAATAATCATTATCATACCATGAAGGTGGAACGAGCGAAAAAAAAGAGTTGTCCATCATGTGGAGAAAAACCAAGCTATCCATCGCTAAATTATCAATTCAGTACAAAATCAGAGGTGCTTTGTGGCAGAAATACGGTTCAAATTAGAACATCCCAAGAACGTAATTTACATTTATTGAAAGAACAATTAAAAAGAATTGGATTAGTGAAAGCAAATGATTTTTTAATATCTATTGAATATGAGACATATCGTTTGGTTTTCTTTCAAGATGGAAGAACGTTAATTCATGGAACCAATTCAATTGAAAAGGCAAAAAGTATATATTATCAGTTAACAGGATGA
- a CDS encoding FAD binding domain-containing protein, which yields MKPAAFSYLCPSTIEEAMDLLTEYGDEGKIIAGGQSFVPILNMRMSEPEYLIDIHLLKELEGIRLEDNVIKIGALTTQRNLEESVLIKENFPVLEQAVKFIGHVQTRNRGTVGGSVAHADPSAELPLSFLALNAEIIVQSASDTRTADINEFFLTYLTTDMMPDEILTEIRVPIQQPKGYAFEEFSRRHGDFALVSVVCLLSIDNDAKIDSVRLVLGGIDAVPVLADEAMDFLIGKEPTEKVLEEAAELAIENADPDEDLHASIDYRLHLAKTLTKKAIQKAYNMEIGGRNNG from the coding sequence ATGAAACCAGCAGCCTTTTCCTATTTATGTCCATCAACGATAGAAGAAGCGATGGATCTATTAACTGAATATGGAGACGAAGGTAAAATTATTGCCGGTGGTCAAAGTTTTGTTCCTATTTTAAATATGCGCATGTCAGAGCCTGAATATTTAATTGACATTCACCTATTAAAGGAGCTAGAGGGAATACGGTTAGAAGACAACGTCATAAAAATTGGCGCATTGACAACACAACGAAATTTAGAAGAAAGTGTGCTGATTAAAGAAAATTTTCCAGTTCTTGAGCAAGCAGTTAAGTTTATTGGCCATGTTCAAACAAGGAATAGGGGAACCGTAGGAGGTAGTGTAGCGCATGCAGATCCAAGTGCGGAATTACCACTATCTTTCCTTGCACTAAATGCAGAAATCATAGTGCAAAGTGCTAGCGATACAAGAACGGCTGATATTAATGAATTTTTCTTGACGTATTTAACAACAGATATGATGCCAGATGAGATTTTAACAGAAATTCGTGTACCAATCCAGCAGCCGAAAGGGTATGCCTTTGAAGAATTTAGTAGAAGACATGGTGATTTTGCATTGGTTTCAGTTGTTTGTCTTTTATCTATAGATAATGACGCAAAAATTGATTCTGTACGACTTGTGTTAGGCGGAATTGATGCAGTCCCTGTTTTGGCTGATGAAGCAATGGATTTTCTTATTGGAAAAGAACCTACTGAAAAAGTGTTAGAAGAAGCAGCAGAATTAGCCATCGAAAATGCTGACCCAGATGAAGATTTGCATGCATCTATTGATTATCGCTTACATCTAGCGAAGACACTAACGAAAAAAGCAATACAAAAAGCTTATAACATGGAGATAGGGGGGAGGAATAATGGTTGA
- the moaA gene encoding GTP 3',8-cyclase MoaA, with protein sequence MTVITDKFGRPMKDLRISVIDRCNFRCRYCMPKEIFGRDFVFMPKEQLLSFEEIEHIAKLFVDLGIKKIRLTGGEPLLRRDLPVLIEKLVRIEGVEDIGLTTNGSLLFNMAQKLKDAGLKRVNVSLDALDNTLFKSINDSGVGPEKILKGIEKAKEVGLEVKVNMVVKKGMNDEEIVPMAMYFKEQGIALRYIEFMDVGQSNGWNFNKVVTKKEIFQELSKHFEMEAVDPAYVGEVAKRYRYIGTNTEVGFITSVSNSFCSSCTRARIAADGKMYNCLFAENGFDFRQSLRSKKTDEEIKKEIMSIWSNRTDRYSDERTEESAKHKKKIEMSYIGG encoded by the coding sequence ATGACAGTAATAACAGACAAATTTGGCCGTCCTATGAAGGATCTTCGTATCTCTGTTATTGATCGTTGTAATTTTAGATGTAGATATTGTATGCCAAAAGAAATATTTGGAAGAGACTTTGTATTTATGCCTAAAGAGCAACTATTAAGTTTTGAAGAAATAGAACATATTGCAAAGTTATTTGTAGATTTAGGAATTAAAAAAATACGATTAACTGGTGGAGAACCATTACTCAGAAGAGACTTGCCTGTACTAATTGAAAAATTAGTGCGAATCGAAGGGGTAGAAGATATAGGTTTAACAACAAATGGCTCCTTACTTTTTAATATGGCACAAAAATTAAAAGACGCAGGGCTAAAACGTGTGAATGTAAGTTTAGATGCATTGGATAATACGTTATTTAAATCGATTAATGATAGTGGTGTGGGTCCAGAAAAGATATTAAAGGGTATCGAAAAAGCCAAAGAAGTTGGCTTAGAAGTAAAAGTGAATATGGTCGTAAAAAAAGGTATGAATGACGAGGAAATTGTTCCAATGGCAATGTACTTTAAAGAACAAGGGATTGCATTAAGATATATTGAGTTTATGGATGTTGGTCAGTCAAATGGGTGGAACTTCAATAAAGTAGTAACCAAAAAAGAAATCTTCCAGGAGCTATCTAAACATTTCGAGATGGAAGCTGTAGATCCTGCATACGTAGGTGAAGTAGCCAAACGTTATCGTTATATTGGAACAAACACGGAAGTTGGATTTATCACATCGGTATCCAATTCTTTCTGTTCTAGTTGCACAAGAGCGAGAATTGCCGCAGATGGAAAAATGTACAACTGTCTATTTGCAGAAAATGGTTTTGATTTTCGTCAAAGCTTACGATCTAAGAAAACGGATGAAGAAATAAAAAAAGAAATCATGAGTATATGGAGTAACCGGACGGATCGCTATTCTGATGAGCGAACAGAAGAATCAGCTAAACATAAAAAGAAAATTGAGATGTCTTATATTGGTGGATAG
- a CDS encoding xanthine dehydrogenase family protein molybdopterin-binding subunit: MSYIGKSIRRVEDKRLVSGEGTYIDDLSPLSNIQHAAILRSPHAHAVIKKIDVEEARKTPGVIGVVDGQQVKQLTQPLPVGVSAPQAYYPIAVDKVRYVGEPVVVIVAENRYIAEDALEKIKVEYEPLQTVVQISDALSEDSIPLHEEVGSNILNERHFDYGNVDQAFEDANYIIKRKFEFPKVNATPVENYGVIADYTSSEENYTIWSNFHGPFTLHSVMKAALNVPSNQLRIITPKDIGGSYGIKSGVYPYMVLIAVVSRIVGVPVKWIEDRQEHLMASSSGTDRVTWVEAAVKNNGTILGLKMKYADNVGAYIRAPEPASLYRNHSNITGAYRIQNVRLEAIAVTTNKSPTGLIRGYGGPQHYFPLERMIQIISEELNIDVVEVVERNLIQKDEFPYLTASGGMYDSGDYHTALQLALDSINYKDFKKKQKEGWKQGKYLGIGFASIVEPSGSNMGYVTLALTPEERAKGLPKSGAAEGATVSIDPMGGITVRISTVPTGQGHETVAAQIVADTLGVESSMVKVIAELDTSTSPWTVASGSYSSRFAPIGSSAIYLAAHKVKTKLLKIAAKQLETTVEELTMGNGKVYKESNPGISISLKRLIGTTHWNPEVLPEGLEPGLHESAFYTLPEAKAPTELDTVNGSVTYGFVFDAVKVEVDINTGEVKILDYFTVHDAGKLLNPKIANGQILGGLTHGLGAAIYENLVYDKNGQLLTGSFMDYLVPTATEIPNITIKHIETPSPLTVLGAKGLGEGNTMSAPAVIANAVTDALKPLGVTIEQLPLSPDYIWNKIHKKKIVEV; encoded by the coding sequence AAACAATTAACACAGCCACTCCCTGTAGGGGTGAGTGCACCACAAGCATATTATCCGATTGCTGTTGATAAAGTTCGCTATGTTGGAGAACCTGTTGTCGTGATCGTTGCGGAGAACAGATATATTGCAGAAGATGCGTTAGAAAAAATAAAAGTAGAGTATGAACCGCTTCAAACAGTTGTTCAAATTTCAGATGCGCTTTCAGAAGATTCTATACCATTACATGAAGAGGTTGGAAGTAACATTCTGAATGAACGTCATTTTGATTATGGTAATGTTGATCAAGCATTTGAAGATGCCAATTACATCATAAAAAGGAAGTTTGAGTTTCCGAAAGTAAACGCAACTCCAGTTGAAAATTATGGAGTTATCGCCGATTACACAAGCAGTGAAGAAAACTATACGATTTGGTCTAACTTCCATGGCCCTTTTACCCTTCATTCTGTTATGAAGGCAGCACTGAATGTCCCAAGTAATCAACTTCGAATTATTACACCGAAAGATATTGGGGGAAGTTACGGGATTAAATCAGGTGTTTACCCATACATGGTCCTCATAGCAGTTGTTTCAAGAATTGTCGGTGTTCCAGTGAAATGGATTGAAGATAGACAGGAACATTTAATGGCAAGTTCCAGTGGTACAGATCGTGTCACATGGGTTGAAGCAGCAGTGAAGAACAATGGAACAATTTTAGGTCTTAAGATGAAATATGCTGATAATGTTGGTGCTTATATCCGTGCGCCGGAACCAGCATCACTATATCGGAATCATTCTAATATTACTGGTGCTTACCGAATTCAAAATGTCCGATTAGAGGCAATTGCAGTTACAACGAATAAATCACCGACAGGACTTATTCGAGGATATGGTGGTCCGCAACATTATTTCCCGCTAGAGCGAATGATACAAATTATTTCCGAGGAATTAAATATCGATGTTGTTGAAGTGGTGGAAAGAAACTTAATTCAAAAAGATGAATTCCCATATCTAACTGCTTCAGGTGGGATGTATGATAGTGGTGATTATCATACAGCATTGCAATTAGCATTGGATTCTATTAATTATAAAGATTTTAAGAAAAAACAAAAGGAAGGTTGGAAACAAGGAAAATATTTAGGTATTGGTTTTGCTAGTATTGTAGAACCCTCTGGGTCGAATATGGGATATGTCACTTTGGCGTTAACACCGGAGGAAAGAGCAAAAGGACTTCCAAAATCTGGAGCTGCAGAGGGGGCGACCGTATCAATTGACCCAATGGGTGGTATCACTGTTCGAATTAGTACAGTACCTACAGGGCAAGGGCATGAAACAGTTGCAGCGCAAATCGTTGCAGATACGCTTGGAGTTGAGTCAAGTATGGTAAAAGTAATTGCGGAGCTTGATACTTCAACAAGTCCCTGGACAGTAGCTTCAGGAAGTTATTCCAGTCGCTTTGCTCCTATTGGTTCAAGTGCCATTTATTTAGCTGCACATAAAGTAAAAACAAAACTACTAAAAATTGCAGCGAAGCAATTAGAAACAACTGTAGAAGAATTAACAATGGGAAATGGAAAAGTGTATAAAGAATCGAATCCAGGGATTAGTATTTCTCTAAAACGATTGATCGGTACAACGCACTGGAATCCAGAAGTACTACCAGAGGGTCTAGAACCTGGACTTCATGAATCCGCTTTTTATACTTTACCAGAGGCTAAGGCACCAACGGAATTAGATACTGTGAATGGATCTGTCACCTATGGATTTGTTTTTGATGCTGTGAAGGTGGAAGTTGATATTAATACTGGAGAAGTAAAAATATTAGACTATTTCACAGTTCACGATGCTGGTAAACTTTTAAATCCTAAAATCGCAAATGGACAGATTCTTGGGGGACTTACCCATGGTTTAGGAGCAGCAATCTATGAAAACCTAGTCTATGACAAAAATGGCCAGTTACTCACTGGAAGCTTCATGGATTATCTCGTTCCAACTGCAACGGAAATACCAAATATTACAATTAAGCATATTGAAACACCATCACCACTGACAGTTCTTGGTGCAAAGGGACTTGGTGAAGGAAATACAATGAGTGCACCAGCAGTTATTGCCAATGCTGTAACGGATGCACTAAAACCACTAGGGGTTACGATTGAGCAGTTACCTCTATCACCAGATTATATTTGGAATAAAATTCACAAAAAGAAAATAGTGGAAGTATAG
- a CDS encoding benzoate/H(+) symporter BenE family transporter — translation MKSISNNFKNVTKYLNEKTLSTGILATIFGCTGPALIIIGGARDAGLTTEQMISWLFAVYFFGSLIGIYMALKYKQPIVGAYSIPGAVLVAAGLQSYSLNEISGAYLAAGIIVLILGLSGLIGKIMNWIPVPIVMAMIVGAMIKFGTDMIVSIQGAPLIVGGAIVAYLLSSRLIPKLPPILIAFIIGCILAAFTGQFQVGEMQTGLALPQILMPVFNIEAIISVGIPLALLVIGAENAQSIGVLMAEGYKPPINAMTIISGIGGIVTSFFGGHNANIAGPMTAICASEESGDKEGRYVSVLVNGILFGIFGLVAGIAVSFVVVLPSVLIATVAGLAMVGVLVASLQTAFTGKKFQIGAFFSLIIAMSGISFFGVSSPFWALIGGVLVSLILENKDFNVESIGDENKQEELSQMGV, via the coding sequence ATGAAATCAATCAGTAATAATTTTAAAAATGTTACGAAGTATCTTAATGAAAAAACTTTAAGTACTGGTATCCTTGCGACAATCTTTGGATGTACGGGCCCTGCATTAATAATTATTGGTGGCGCAAGAGATGCAGGTCTAACAACAGAACAAATGATTTCATGGCTTTTCGCTGTTTACTTTTTTGGTAGTTTAATAGGAATTTACATGGCATTGAAGTATAAACAACCTATTGTTGGAGCCTATTCTATTCCTGGAGCAGTATTAGTTGCCGCGGGGTTACAGTCCTATTCATTGAATGAAATATCGGGTGCTTATTTAGCTGCTGGTATTATCGTATTAATATTAGGATTAAGTGGATTAATTGGAAAAATTATGAATTGGATTCCTGTTCCAATTGTCATGGCGATGATTGTGGGAGCAATGATTAAATTTGGTACGGATATGATTGTTTCCATACAGGGAGCACCGTTAATTGTTGGTGGGGCAATTGTAGCTTATTTGTTATCATCGCGGTTAATCCCAAAATTACCACCAATACTAATTGCATTTATTATTGGATGTATTTTAGCCGCCTTTACTGGTCAATTTCAAGTGGGAGAAATGCAAACTGGTTTAGCACTTCCTCAAATTTTGATGCCTGTGTTTAATATTGAAGCGATTATCTCTGTAGGTATTCCTTTAGCTTTATTAGTAATTGGTGCAGAAAACGCACAGTCTATTGGTGTTCTAATGGCAGAAGGTTATAAACCACCAATAAATGCAATGACGATTATTAGTGGTATTGGTGGAATTGTAACATCTTTCTTTGGGGGGCATAATGCAAATATAGCTGGGCCCATGACAGCAATTTGTGCATCTGAAGAATCTGGTGACAAAGAGGGAAGATATGTTTCTGTTTTGGTCAACGGTATCTTATTTGGTATTTTTGGTTTAGTTGCCGGTATTGCCGTATCATTTGTGGTTGTATTACCAAGTGTACTAATTGCTACTGTTGCAGGGTTAGCAATGGTTGGTGTGCTTGTAGCATCCTTACAAACGGCCTTTACAGGGAAAAAGTTTCAAATTGGAGCATTCTTTTCACTAATTATTGCCATGTCTGGAATTAGTTTCTTTGGAGTAAGTTCTCCTTTTTGGGCTTTAATCGGCGGTGTACTTGTTTCTTTGATACTTGAGAATAAGGATTTTAATGTTGAATCTATAGGTGATGAAAATAAACAAGAGGAGTTATCACAGATGGGTGTTTAA
- a CDS encoding class I adenylate-forming enzyme family protein, whose translation MNLGNMFEFSVKRFPENTAIVEENKRYTYREFNSQINKLAVSLQESGIEKGDRVVIILKNRLETVALYWAIQKIGAVFTPINFRLSTDEVAYCVNNAEAKAVIYEPISEEVVLQSNFIKKPILVSILGAKGGDITYEEMLQQENEDYDVPYIDMNDICLMLYTSGTTGKPKGVPRSHMNEYSAATAHIIQNNYTKHESTIGAMPLYHTMGMRSLVTMGLLNGKFVMTPDYNVENTLKVLDKEKITCVYLIPTIFHDIIHHKDFDEFNLRNLKKIGYAGAAMTTELTEKCFEKFKPEVFVNHYGSTEVYTFSICDYLDKKPGCAGKPGFHQELRLIKPDPEGNADPNDLVPIGEPGEIIVNIDSLEAFKGYWNRPDTNKKAIRSGWYFTGDMGVLDEDEDLNVVGRVDDMIISGGENIHPLEVENVLAGHPEVLEVTIVGITDSHWGEKVVAYIVSGSKNLTSEELDIYCKNSNNLANFKRPKEYRFVKEIPKSPVGKILRRILKDTYQGEIKESV comes from the coding sequence GTGAATCTTGGAAATATGTTTGAGTTTTCAGTAAAACGTTTCCCTGAAAACACTGCAATTGTAGAAGAAAATAAAAGGTATACTTATCGAGAATTTAATAGCCAAATCAATAAGTTAGCCGTATCCTTACAAGAATCTGGCATTGAAAAAGGAGACCGTGTCGTAATTATTTTAAAAAACCGACTAGAAACAGTTGCACTTTATTGGGCTATTCAAAAAATTGGTGCGGTGTTTACTCCAATTAATTTTCGATTATCCACAGATGAAGTTGCATATTGTGTCAACAATGCAGAAGCAAAGGCAGTTATTTATGAACCAATTAGTGAAGAGGTTGTATTACAATCTAACTTTATTAAAAAACCGATACTTGTTAGTATTTTGGGAGCTAAAGGTGGTGACATAACATACGAGGAAATGCTCCAACAAGAGAATGAAGATTATGATGTGCCGTATATTGACATGAATGATATATGTCTCATGTTGTATACATCAGGAACAACTGGAAAACCAAAAGGAGTTCCACGCTCTCATATGAATGAGTATAGTGCTGCAACTGCACACATTATTCAAAATAATTATACTAAACATGAAAGCACGATAGGCGCAATGCCGCTTTACCACACCATGGGTATGCGTTCCTTAGTGACCATGGGGCTTTTAAATGGGAAGTTTGTTATGACACCTGATTACAATGTGGAAAATACGTTAAAAGTACTAGATAAAGAAAAAATTACTTGTGTTTATCTTATTCCAACAATTTTTCATGATATTATACATCACAAAGATTTTGATGAGTTCAATTTGCGAAATCTTAAGAAAATTGGCTATGCAGGTGCCGCAATGACAACTGAGCTAACGGAAAAATGTTTCGAAAAATTCAAACCGGAAGTATTTGTAAATCACTATGGAAGTACAGAAGTATATACGTTCTCTATTTGTGATTATTTGGATAAGAAACCAGGTTGTGCTGGAAAACCAGGGTTTCATCAAGAATTACGTTTGATTAAACCAGATCCTGAAGGAAATGCTGATCCAAACGATTTAGTTCCTATAGGTGAACCAGGAGAAATTATTGTAAATATCGATTCACTAGAGGCTTTCAAAGGTTATTGGAACCGACCAGATACGAATAAAAAAGCGATTAGATCTGGTTGGTACTTCACCGGTGATATGGGGGTTCTTGATGAAGATGAGGACTTAAATGTTGTTGGTAGAGTAGATGACATGATAATTTCTGGAGGGGAAAATATCCACCCATTAGAGGTGGAAAACGTACTAGCTGGACATCCAGAAGTATTGGAAGTAACGATTGTTGGAATTACAGATAGTCACTGGGGTGAAAAAGTAGTTGCTTATATTGTAAGCGGTAGCAAAAATTTAACTTCAGAGGAACTTGATATTTATTGCAAAAATTCGAATAACCTAGCTAATTTTAAACGTCCAAAAGAATATCGTTTTGTGAAAGAAATACCGAAGAGTCCAGTTGGTAAAATTTTAAGAAGAATTTTAAAAGATACCTATCAAGGGGAAATAAAGGAGAGTGTATAA
- a CDS encoding (2Fe-2S)-binding protein: MVEIVQDQRAKVSLTINGRVVEKYVEPRRLLSDFIREDLALTGTHVGCEHGVCGSCTILFNGSAVRSCLMFTVQADGSEIKTIEGLFENGEMSSLQEAFIESHGLQCGFCTPGILMSAYEILQSDTRPSKKEIKEILSGHLCRCTGYEGIIEAIEKAFDRKSKE, translated from the coding sequence ATGGTTGAAATTGTTCAAGATCAAAGGGCTAAAGTTAGTTTAACAATCAATGGGAGAGTAGTAGAAAAATATGTAGAGCCACGAAGGTTACTAAGTGATTTTATTCGTGAAGACCTTGCACTTACAGGTACCCATGTAGGCTGTGAACACGGTGTCTGTGGATCTTGTACTATCCTATTTAATGGATCTGCGGTAAGAAGTTGTCTTATGTTTACCGTACAAGCAGATGGTTCAGAGATAAAAACTATCGAAGGTTTATTTGAAAATGGAGAAATGAGTTCATTACAAGAGGCGTTTATTGAATCACATGGTTTGCAATGTGGATTCTGTACACCAGGAATTTTAATGTCAGCTTATGAAATTTTACAAAGTGATACAAGACCATCAAAAAAAGAAATAAAAGAAATACTCTCAGGACATTTGTGCCGTTGCACAGGATATGAGGGAATCATTGAGGCAATTGAAAAAGCATTTGATAGGAAAAGTAAGGAGTGA
- a CDS encoding SRPBCC family protein: MDGKGSIKLQGNKETVFASLLNPEVLKNCIMGCKELNQQEENVYQVDLSVGVAAVKGKYDATIRLADVEAPKSYRLIVHGEGGPGFVDAEAEIQLVTVENNITELNYTYEAQVGGKVASIGQRMLSGVAKLIINDFFKKVKKELEKVSNMEGELR; encoded by the coding sequence ATGGATGGAAAAGGAAGTATCAAGCTACAAGGAAATAAAGAAACAGTTTTCGCAAGCCTATTGAACCCAGAAGTATTGAAGAATTGCATTATGGGTTGTAAAGAACTTAATCAACAAGAAGAGAATGTATACCAAGTAGATTTATCTGTTGGGGTGGCAGCGGTTAAGGGAAAATACGATGCAACGATTCGTTTAGCAGACGTAGAGGCTCCGAAAAGTTATCGATTAATCGTACATGGCGAAGGGGGACCAGGATTTGTTGATGCGGAAGCAGAAATCCAGCTAGTAACAGTTGAAAACAATATAACGGAATTAAATTATACGTATGAAGCTCAAGTTGGCGGGAAAGTAGCTTCTATTGGTCAAAGGATGCTAAGTGGAGTAGCAAAGTTAATCATTAACGATTTCTTTAAGAAAGTGAAAAAAGAATTAGAAAAAGTGAGTAACATGGAAGGAGAACTTCGCTAA